A portion of the Candidatus Neomarinimicrobiota bacterium genome contains these proteins:
- a CDS encoding DUF309 domain-containing protein, which produces MTSTELKKFRKGVKFLRKGELLKAHTAWEDIWKKGRGRNREWVRGFIQLTGALLKLKANQPGSANYLIRKAVNNLAHDEEDEHLVSSVTIDYLTSLKTAMESETLSNSPEMEAKEMARYLLSDSVLGIGK; this is translated from the coding sequence ATGACGTCAACGGAGCTGAAGAAGTTCAGAAAAGGGGTCAAATTTCTCAGGAAGGGGGAATTACTGAAGGCGCACACGGCCTGGGAAGACATCTGGAAAAAAGGGAGAGGCAGAAACAGGGAATGGGTCAGAGGATTTATTCAACTGACAGGTGCCTTGCTCAAGCTGAAGGCAAATCAGCCGGGCAGCGCGAACTATCTGATAAGAAAAGCGGTGAACAATCTGGCGCACGACGAGGAAGATGAACACCTCGTTTCCAGCGTTACCATAGACTATCTGACATCACTCAAGACGGCAATGGAGAGTGAGACGCTTTCCAACAGCCCTGAGATGGAGGCTAAGGAAATGGCGCGGTATCTGTTGAGTGACAGTGTACTTGGGATCGGTAAATAA